TTTCCAGATCTGCTTTGAAAGCAAAATGTAATGTGCGCACCCCATTTTCTGGGGTATTCACAGGAGGTTGTGTTTTATTAGCACTTTATTGCTTAACTGAcgctttctttttcattccCAAAGCGACATTATCAGCGGTTATTATTCATGCTGTTTCTGACCTACTAGCCTCATACAAAACCACCTGGACCTTTTGGAAGACCAACCCGTTAGATTGCATTTCATTCATCGTCACGGTATTCATTACAGTGTTTTCATCTATTGAAAACGGTATATATTTCGCAATGTGTTGGTCATGCGCAATGTTACTATTGAAACAGGCATTCCCTGCCGGCAAATTCCTTGGCCGTGTTGAGGTGGCAGAAGTATTAAATCCAACAGTACAAAACGGCGTTGACGCTGTGATATCATCTAATGAATTACCTAATGAACTGAGTAAACAAGGGAAGTCTACCTTTGAGGTTTTACCAGCTCCTGAGTATAAATTTAGTGTAAAGTGGGTTCCATTTGATCATGGATACTCACGAGAATTGAACCGCAACACCACAGTTCGCCCGCCACCACCGGGTGTCATAGTTTATCGTTTGGGTGATAGTTTTACTTACGTAAACTGTTCGAGGCATTATGACATTATATTTGATCGCATTAAGGAAGAAACAAGGCGGGGCCAACTTGTAAGCTTAAGGAAAAAGTCCGACCGACCATGGAATGATCCTGGTGAGTGGAAAATGCCACATTCTCTCAAAGCGCTATTTAAGTTTAAACGTCATTCAGCAACGACAGATAATGAGCTACCGATTTCAAATGGCAGCAGTAACGGAGAATCATATGAAAAGCCTCTACTGAAAGTTGTCTGCCTAGATTTTTCCCAAGTTGCCCAAGTAGATTCAACAGCTGTTCAAAGTCTTGTTGACCTGAGAAAGGCTGTAAATAGGTATGCAGATAGACAAGTCgaatttcattttgccGGAATTATATCACCATGGATTAAAAGAAGTCTATTGAGTGTTAAATTCGGAACTACAAATGAGGAGTTCAGTGACGACTCTATTATCGCTGGCCATTCTAGTTTTCACGTTGCAAAAGTTTTAAAGGATGATGTGGATTATACTGATGAAGACAGCCGTATAAGCACTTCTTACAGTAACTATGAAACATTATGTGCTGCGACTGGGACAAATTTACCGTTTTTTCATATCGATATACCCGATTTTTCTAGGTGGGATGTATAGTATTAAAGGAATAGCAGTACGTAGTTTGAATATTCGCCTTTGAATACTGTCAGTTATACATAAAAAGTTAATAGTATTATGAATGAAGCTTACCTTCAAATAACTCTAATATTCGTGATTCAGAGGATATTCAAATGGCGAAAAGCGAAAACTAATTTTGCTGCGCATATTGTTACTTCCCGGAAGCCTTAATATACGAGAATGAGACATTTGTTGTAGCTTATGACATACAAAAGGAAACTATCCACAAGTAAGCTGCTTACCTTTTACAAGTCTCCATTGAGAGTGCGAAAAAATATGCATCTACAAGGAAGCAACGCGCAGAAACAGCGAATCTATTCAAGCCCTTAAGGCCATTCCGAATGGTTCGATATTCctcttaattttttgaaatgacTTTATCGTTTTAAGTAGACAGAGCTTAAACAAACTCATGTACCATAATGGCAAGAATTACGCTGTGTCATGAATTTGAGACTAAACTACTAGACCTATGGATATGAATTATTAAAGTTACCCTGAAATTTTAACTATTCAACTTAAAACATTTCATCAGGTGATACATATTGAAGACCACCTCAAAATTCCGTATTAGTACAATAGCAATTTTGCAAAGCGTGTATCTTTATTATGCTGTACGTTGCgcaatttcaattttcgAGCAATATATTATGAAGCAAGTACTATTTctatttggaagaaaatttattccCTATTTTATCTCTTCCAGCGGATGATCCCAGCAGCAAGTTCTAAAAACAGCCAGTAAAGTGTTCGATGATCCAtctcttttgaaattgattttgaagagttCTCCGGAAATGGATCAGATACCAGGCGTTTCTAAGAAATGAATAAAGATCAGCACATGTGTGGGTTTTGttaatcaaaaaatgttgGCGCAACTAAGGAATTTCCTCTATATCATACGAAAAGCCTTCATTCGGCATAAATTGGGTGCAACTAGACATATAAAAGACAGGACGCTTCTAGGGATGCTTCCAAAATTCACACAATGAAAGAGCTCAAAAGCTACTGCAGTTAATGatgaaaccaaaaaaagtttactTCGGCTTGGATACCAGCGATTGCGAGCGTAGAGCAGTAAATAGTGAGAAAATATTAACAGATACTATGCAAGGTAACAGAGGCAAATGTTGTAATGGGCCCGTAGAAATGCATGCTAATGACGATCTAGGACTCTCTTCCCATGGACGCTGTGCTAATCAGGCCAAAATGGACCCTCAAGAATGTTTGAGTGAGTCTGAGGGGATGTGCGATCGGAGGGAGAATAGGATTGAGGCTGCATTAAATGTAGACAGCTGTTGTGGAGATAATCAAACAGGCCACAACTACTCAGATGGGTCCTGTGCTGATGAATGTCGTGCTAACAAGGGGAACGAAACTACGGCTGCATTAGATGTAGAAAGCTATCGTGGAGATGCTCATAAGGGCGGCAAATATCCAGAGAAGTCTTGTGTTGATAAATGCTGTGTTGAGAGTTCTTCTGTAATGGTCGAGGAAATTACAGACAGCTGCGAAGCTGGATGTTGTAAAGAACAATTGTTGACCGGCCTTGAAGTTGTTTCAAGCAAGTGCGACGATCAACAGTCTACTCACGATACCAGGGAAATACCTCACTTCAAAGCTGATAACTCTAATCAACACGCTGGGAAGGGTAGCTTTTGCTTTGAATCGAAAAACTCTACActcaagaaaagaggtTGCAGAGTAGGCAGAAAGAAGATTGAGCTTTCCAGTAAAGCTGAATGCTGCAACATTTCATGTGTTGAACGCCTTGCATCTCGCAGctctgaaaagaaaatgtttaaCCGTAACACTGATGTTGGAAATTCTGGCAGTTGCTCTAGTGACAGTCTAAGCGAGAAATCCTTAAACGAGCATTACTCTACAATATACAATCGTTATTCctcaattttgaaaaatttaggTTGCATCTGTAACTATTTGCGTACTTTGGGAAAGGAATCTTGCTGTCTCCCAAAGGTCCGTTTTTGCAATGGGGACGATGCTTCTATAAAGGCGAAGTATTCTTACCGCAACAACTCTGAACGTCtaacaaggaaaaggaCCCAAAGAGACGGAAACAAGTTAAGCAATAACACTGCCCATGGGGAATTTGtttgttcaaaaagttgTTGCAATACAATCAAGGATTGCGCTATTACTCCAGCTATCTCTGGACGCTCCTCCACTGAAGTACCAAAAATCGTATCTGTAGAACCAATTACAGAAATGGGTCATCTTAATCTTGAAGCAGGATCTACTGGTACCGAACACGTCGTTCTTAGTGTCTCGGGAATGACTTGTACTGGCTGTGAAACAAAACTTAAGAGATCTTTTGACGCCCTTACTTGTGTTCACAATTTGAAGACAAGCCTGATATTATCACAAGCTGAGTTTGATCTCGATCTTGCTCAGGGATCTGTCAAGGATGTTATTAGGCACTTGGGCAAAACTACAGAATTCAAATACgaacaaattttgaatcatGGTTCTACTATAGATATTGTTGCGCCTTCTATAGCAAAAGATTTCGTCAATGAGAAATGGCCACAAGGCGTCACAGAGCTGAAGATTGTTGAGAAAAACATCGTTCGTGTGTACTTTGACTCCAAGGTTATAGGTGCCAGAGATCTTGTCAATAAAGGATGGAACGTACCTGTTAATCTTGCTCTGCCTAGTGCTCACCCAACCGTTGAAGTAGGGAGGAAGCACTTAGTTCGTGTAGGCTATGTGACTGCTCTCTCCATAATATTGACGATTCCGATTCTCGTGATGGCTTGGACTCCACATCTTCGTGAAAAAGTCTTGACTATGTCCATATCAATGGGGCTTGCAACTATTATCCAATTTGTTATTGCGGGACCATTTTACTCGAATGCTTTGAAGAgtttgatattttccaGGCTTATTGAAATGGATCTCTTGATAGTTTTGAGTACTAGCGCCGCCTACATTTTTTCGATTGTGTCATTTGGATATTTCGTTACGGGACGCCCATTATCTACTGAGcagttttttgaaactaGTTCTTTGCTTGTAACGCTGATCATGGTTGGTCGCTTTGTGAGTGAGCTAGCCAGACACAAGGCTGTGAAGTCAATATCAGTACGTTCCTTACAGGCCTCTTCTGCTATCCTCGTTGATGAAGCTGGTAACGAGACAGAAATTGATATCAGGCTTCTCCAATATGGCGATATTTTCAAGGTTTTACctgattcaaaaattccaaCTGATGGAACAGTCATTTCTGGATCTTCCGAAGTCGACGAAGCATTGATTACGGGCGAATCCATGCCAGtgccaaaaaaatgccaATCCATTGTCGTTGCCGGATCGGTAAATGGCACTAGTACTTTGTTCGTAAAGCTAATTAAGCTTCCAGGGAACAACACCATTAGCACCATAGCCACAATGGTTGATGAAGCAAAATTAACTAAGCCAAAGATCCAAAATTTTGCTGATAGAATTGCAAGTTATTTCGTGCCAACTATCATTGGAATCACCGTCGTCACCTTTTTTGTCTGGATAGGAGTTGGAATCAATGTGAAAAAGCAATCACGTTCCGATGCCGTAATCCAGGCCACAATATATGCTATTACGGTACTCATTGTTTCATGTCCCTGTGCAATTGGACTTGCCGTCCCTATGGTATTTGTTATTGCAAGTGGAGTCGCAGCGAAAAGGGGAGTAATTTTTAAGTCAGCAGAGAGTATAGAGGCTGCTCACAACACTTCTCATGTTGTATTTGATAAAACAGGTACTTTAACTGAAGGAAAACTTACTGTTGTACGTGAAATTATCGGGAATGATCGGCTAAATTCTCAGTCTTTATTACTTGGTTTGACTGAAGGAATTAAACACCCAGTTTCTATCGCAATAGCGTCATATCTCAAAGAGCAAAGCGTTTCTGCACAGAATGTTTCTGATACAAAAGCTGTAACTGGTAAGGGCGTAGAAGGGTGTTCACACTCTGGCTTGAAGCTACAGGGAGGGAACTGTCGTTGGCTTGGTCATAGCGATGACCCTGATGTTCGAGAAGCCCTTGATCAAGGATATTCCGTTTTCTGTTTCAGTGTAAACGGTTCACTCACTGCTGTCTATGCATTAGAAGACTCTTTACGGGCAGATGCTGTTTCCACTATTAATTCGTTACGCCAAAGAGGGATTTCACTGCACATCTTGTCAGGGGATGACGATGGAGCTGTTCGTTCTCTGGCTGCTCgtcttgaaattgaaagcTCCAATATTCGTTCTCACGCAACTCCTGCAGAAAAGGGTGAATATATCAAGGACATTGTCgaaggaagaaattttgACAATTCTTCGCAATCAAAAAGACCGGTTGTTGTTTTCTGCGGTGACGGAACAAACGACGCAATCGCTTTGGCTCAAGCGACAATTGGAGTTCATATCAATGAAGGAAGTGAGGTTGCCAAGCTAGCTGCTGACGTCGTTATGTTAAAGCCGAAACTTAACAGTATCTTGACCATGATGACTGTGAGTCGCAAAGCCATGTTCAAGGTCAAATTGAATTTCATATGGAGTTTTACTTACAACTTATTTGCCATTCTTTTGGCGGCCGGTGCCTTTGTTGACTTTCATATTCCACCAGAGTATGCAGGTTTGGGGGAACTAGTTAGTATTCTCCCTGTAATCTTTGTGGCCACTCTTCTGCGTTATGCAAGTATTTAGTCTGAATATTAACTCAGCCTATCACATTTTGCTAGAGTAAGCCGGATACTTATGGGTGACAAGAAATGCTTTGTTGTCTCTTTTGTATCGATGTAATGAATACACGTAGAGTAGACGATAAACAGGAGGGAAACAAGAAGACCAGAAGCCTCCTTATTGACAACGTCTTCACGTCAGATAATAAGTCCTTCGAATaatttctaaaaaaaaaaaattctaaatATGCTTTGTAATCGGTATATACATGTAGGAATTAgtgttcttttcttctttcttcctttttgacactttggtattttattatttatttaattgTGGAACttatataaaaacaaaatacaCATAGGCGTGTCAAGTAATAGCAGATCAACtgataaattaaaaaaataatgcgCCTTTAAGGTTTAAGTAGAGAATGTTATAACACTAAAGTCATTAAGCAACAAAATTGTTCCAGTATTGTAAAACTGAATTCATAACCAAAACATGCTATGTTTATGTCATTTGGTATTCTCCGCCAAAGCGAGGAGCATTCAAAATGATACCATTTATGATACCGGCAATCAAACCGGCAATTGGCAAAGTTAAAAACCAACCAGAATAACACCAGGCCACCATTCTCCAATTAACTGATTTGAGGTCCTTGTTACACAAACCAACGGCGACGATACCACCAACAGCGATTTGAGTAGTTGATGTAGGGATACCTAGTTGGGTAGCCATAACAGTAGTAATAGCAGCAGCTAATTCAATTGAGAAACCTCTTGATGGAGACTGTAAAATCATCTTATTACCCAAgtttttgataatattgTAACCATAAGTCCAGCAACCAATAACTAAGGCAATACCACCATAAGCTAATACCCATACGGGAACTTCTGACTTAGCCCCGATAGTATTagttttccaaatcacATAAACAGCAGACAAGGGACCGGTAGCATTGGCAACGTCATTAGCTCCATGAGCGAAGGACATAGTAGCTGCTGTAATAGCTTGGAGAACTGAATAGATATATTCTACCCTATTATCGTAGAATTTTGATCTCTTGTACATGTCTTTCAGGTCACCGGATAACATATCCCTATCATTAACTTGAGCATGAATAACGTCTTGAGTCCAACCATGAGAAATGACTAACCAAGATAGCAAAGGCCACTTCTTAGGTCCTTGCTTTAATAATGACCACCAGTACTGTTTAGTTGACAGCTTTGTTTCTGGTTCAGTTTCTGTTCTAACCAAATCCACTTCCTGaatatcttctttgtttttaacGGAATCATTAGAGTTACTGGCTGCcttattttcttcgtcttcaacGGAAACAGTTGTTCCAAGATCTCTTCTACCCTCGTAATAATCAATTGTTAGTTGATGGCCTTCTGGCATTGGAGGAATATCGTCAGTGGACTTGAAGTAAAAAGATGGACCtctgaaaatatcaatcaACTTTAGAGTCCAATCTTGGTCTAAAACCTTTCTTCTGTAAAATGggtagaaaaaaatgaagtaaACGATCGAAGCGATTGCGCCTGTGAGAACGATAGACACTGCAGTTTCAGTTTCAGATAAATCGTCTAAATGTAGATTTGGAGAACCCTTCCAGACAATTAACATTGTTAAGATAGAGAAAGTGGCGAATACTAAAACACCAACCAGCAGTAAAGCATTCTTAATCGACCTCTCCAAGGACTTAACCTCAAGGACAGAAAATCTAGAAATTGAGAAAACTATAGCAGCAATCACGCCCGCTAAGATTGGAGCAATGAACCACGACGCAATAATCTGAGAAACACCACTCCAACCCCAAACAACACCGTTAGCTCCACCGGCCGCGATACCAGCACCAATTGTACCACCAACAATAGAATGTGTGGTAGAGACTGGCATTCCGATTGCAGTAGCAAATGTTAACCAACATGATGAGCCAATCAAAGCACTAGTCATAGTAAGCATTAAAACAGCAGGATCATTGGTAAAAATAGAGGAGTCTATGATATTATTCTTAATGGTACCAGAAACTCTAGCACCTGCCAGAACAGCACCCAAGAACTCACAGAGGCCCGCTAAAACCATGGCTTGCCAGTATTTTAGAGATCTAGAAGAAATAGACGACGCGAAAGAGTTCGCAACGTCGTTCGCCCCGATGTTAAAGGCGTCcaaaaatgcaaataaCATCGCTATGGcaaaaatataatcaaACTGATGTAAAGCCATTTTTGCTGATCCTTGTTTATATTGCTTTGATTAGATATGTTCCAGTTTTCTTACCTTTGATCTATGTCACTCATTTttatgataatattatgTAAAGGAATCCTAATGTCAAAGATCGTTTTTAATTGATTTATATAGAATTTTATTCATATTGAAAACCGGGCTTAGTTACAAGAATTGTTTGGAGATATCAAACTATTAAACGTCgtaaaagaaatttacAACGGATTGAGTTAATCTAATGATTTACATAATGGAAGGGTTCGAAGTGGCTGTGACATCTActattgataaattatACTTATTACGCTATGTCTCCCACGTGCTGCATTGTCATATGCAATTTATTTAGATTACATAAACTCATTTGTACGGCACATTTTTAGAGCCTTTCGACGACTCGGGTCAATTTTTAGCAATTTTCCAACATTTAAGGGCCCACTGACAAATTAATGGCACAACGTGGGGAT
The nucleotide sequence above comes from Saccharomyces paradoxus chromosome II, complete sequence. Encoded proteins:
- the PCA1 gene encoding cation-transporting P-type ATPase PCA1 (Cadmium transporting P-type ATPase~similar to YBR295W) yields the protein MKPKKVYFGLDTSDCERRAVNSEKILTDTMQGNRGKCCNGPVEMHANDDLGLSSHGRCANQAKMDPQECLSESEGMCDRRENRIEAALNVDSCCGDNQTGHNYSDGSCADECRANKGNETTAALDVESYRGDAHKGGKYPEKSCVDKCCVESSSVMVEEITDSCEAGCCKEQLLTGLEVVSSKCDDQQSTHDTREIPHFKADNSNQHAGKGSFCFESKNSTLKKRGCRVGRKKIELSSKAECCNISCVERLASRSSEKKMFNRNTDVGNSGSCSSDSLSEKSLNEHYSTIYNRYSSILKNLGCICNYLRTLGKESCCLPKVRFCNGDDASIKAKYSYRNNSERLTRKRTQRDGNKLSNNTAHGEFVCSKSCCNTIKDCAITPAISGRSSTEVPKIVSVEPITEMGHLNLEAGSTGTEHVVLSVSGMTCTGCETKLKRSFDALTCVHNLKTSLILSQAEFDLDLAQGSVKDVIRHLGKTTEFKYEQILNHGSTIDIVAPSIAKDFVNEKWPQGVTELKIVEKNIVRVYFDSKVIGARDLVNKGWNVPVNLALPSAHPTVEVGRKHLVRVGYVTALSIILTIPILVMAWTPHLREKVLTMSISMGLATIIQFVIAGPFYSNALKSLIFSRLIEMDLLIVLSTSAAYIFSIVSFGYFVTGRPLSTEQFFETSSLLVTLIMVGRFVSELARHKAVKSISVRSLQASSAILVDEAGNETEIDIRLLQYGDIFKVLPDSKIPTDGTVISGSSEVDEALITGESMPVPKKCQSIVVAGSVNGTSTLFVKLIKLPGNNTISTIATMVDEAKLTKPKIQNFADRIASYFVPTIIGITVVTFFVWIGVGINVKKQSRSDAVIQATIYAITVLIVSCPCAIGLAVPMVFVIASGVAAKRGVIFKSAESIEAAHNTSHVVFDKTGTLTEGKLTVVREIIGNDRLNSQSLLLGLTEGIKHPVSIAIASYLKEQSVSAQNVSDTKAVTGKGVEGCSHSGLKLQGGNCRWLGHSDDPDVREALDQGYSVFCFSVNGSLTAVYALEDSLRADAVSTINSLRQRGISLHILSGDDDGAVRSLAARLEIESSNIRSHATPAEKGEYIKDIVEGRNFDNSSQSKRPVVVFCGDGTNDAIALAQATIGVHINEGSEVAKLAADVVMLKPKLNSILTMMTVSRKAMFKVKLNFIWSFTYNLFAILLAAGAFVDFHIPPEYAGLGELVSILPVIFVATLLRYASI
- the PHO89 gene encoding Pho89p (Plasma membrane Na+/Pi cotransporter~similar to YBR296C) encodes the protein MALHQFDYIFAIAMLFAFLDAFNIGANDVANSFASSISSRSLKYWQAMVLAGLCEFLGAVLAGARVSGTIKNNIIDSSIFTNDPAVLMLTMTSALIGSSCWLTFATAIGMPVSTTHSIVGGTIGAGIAAGGANGVVWGWSGVSQIIASWFIAPILAGVIAAIVFSISRFSVLEVKSLERSIKNALLLVGVLVFATFSILTMLIVWKGSPNLHLDDLSETETAVSIVLTGAIASIVYFIFFYPFYRRKVLDQDWTLKLIDIFRGPSFYFKSTDDIPPMPEGHQLTIDYYEGRRDLGTTVSVEDEENKAASNSNDSVKNKEDIQEVDLVRTETEPETKLSTKQYWWSLLKQGPKKWPLLSWLVISHGWTQDVIHAQVNDRDMLSGDLKDMYKRSKFYDNRVEYIYSVLQAITAATMSFAHGANDVANATGPLSAVYVIWKTNTIGAKSEVPVWVLAYGGIALVIGCWTYGYNIIKNLGNKMILQSPSRGFSIELAAAITTVMATQLGIPTSTTQIAVGGIVAVGLCNKDLKSVNWRMVAWCYSGWFLTLPIAGLIAGIINGIILNAPRFGGEYQMT